In one Musa acuminata AAA Group cultivar baxijiao chromosome BXJ2-5, Cavendish_Baxijiao_AAA, whole genome shotgun sequence genomic region, the following are encoded:
- the LOC135612718 gene encoding homeobox-leucine zipper protein HOX9-like, translating into MAAVVAMRSGGMEKHSMDAGKYVRYTAEQVEALERVYSECPKPSSTRRQQLIRECPILANIEPKQIKVWFQNRRCREKQRKETSRLQAVNRKLTAMNKLLMEENERLQKQVTQLVHENAYMRQQLQNVSLANDTSCESIVTTPQNPLRDANNPAGLLSIAEEALAEFLSKATGTAVDWVQMPGMKPGPDSIGIVAISHSSSGVAARACGLVNLEPTKIAEIIKDRPAWFHDCRNLEVFTMFPTGNGGTIELVYMQMYAPTTLAPARDFWTLRYTTSLEDGSHVICERSLSGSGSGPNATTAHQFVRAEMLPSGYLIRPCEGGGSIVHIVDHLDLEAWSVPEVLRPLYESSRVVAQKMTIAALRHVRQIAQETTGEVVCATGRQPAILRTFGQRLNRGFNDAINGFTDDGWSLMGSDGMDDIVIATNSTKKTGANASSNAFASAGGVICAKASMLLQSVPPALLVRFLREHRSEWADYNVDAYSAASLKAGVSSFSGSRPTRFSGSQIIMPLAHTVENEEFLEVVRLEGQALIQDGAILSRDIHLLQLCCGIDENSLGACFQLVFAPIDELFPDDAPLLPSGFRVIPLDAKTNGLSSTRTLDLASSLGVGSTVNRSAGDASTDDYNLRSVLTIAFQFPYEVHLQDSIAAMARQYVRSIVSAIQRVSMAITRSRPGHGIGQKLVPGSPEAVTLARWICQSYNYHLGIDLLRYDGETEESLLKMLWHHQDAVLCCTFEMQPIFTFANQAGLDMLETTLVALQDITLDKIFDEAGRKELHSEFAKLMEQGYLYLPAGTCLSGMGRQVSFEQAVVWKVLGEDNDVHCLGLCFVNWSFL; encoded by the exons ATGGCGGCGGTGGTGGCGATGCGGAGTGGAGGAATGGAGAAGCATTCCATGGATGCGGGGAAGTATGTGAGGTACACTGCTGAGCAGGTGGAGGCACTCGAACGGGTGTATTCAGAGTGTCCGAAGCCAAGCTCGACGCGGCGTCAACAGCTGATCCGCGAGTGTCCGATTCTGGCTAACATCGAGCCCAAGCAGATCAAGGTCTGGTTTCAAAATCGAAG GTGCCGTGAGAAGCAGAGAAAGGAGACTTCTCGCCTACAGGCTGTCAACAGAAAGTTAACTGCAATGAATAAGCTTTTGATGGAAGAAAATGAACGGCTTCAGAAGCAGGTTACCCAGCTAGTCCATGAGAACGCATACATGCGGCAACAGCTACAAAAt GTCTCACTGGCTAATGATACAAGCTGTGAATCAATTGTGACCACCCCTCAAAATCCTCTAAGGGATGCCAATAATCCTGCTGG ACTCCTATCTATAGCTGAGGAGGCCTTGGCAGAGTTCCTTTCAAAAGCTACAGGGACTGCTGTTGATTGGGTCCAGATGCCTGGGATGAAG CCTGGTCCGGATTCAATTGGGATTGTCGCTATTTCACATAGTTCCAGTGGGGTGGCAGCACGAGCCTGTGGTCTAGTGAACTTAGAACCTACAAAG ATTGCAGAGATCATTAAAGACAGGCCAGCTTGGTTTCATGATTGTCGTAACCTTGAAGTCTTCACCATGTTTCCAACTGGAAATGGAGGCACAATTGAGCTAGTGTACATGCAG ATGTATGCTCCGACTACATTAGCTCCTGCACGGGACTTTTGGACCCTAAGGTACACTACAAGCTTAGAAGATGGCAGTCATGTG ATTTGTGAGAGATCTTTAAGTGGTTCTGGAAGCGGTCCTAATGCAACTACTGCTCACCAATTTGTAAGAGCTGAGATGCTTCCCAGTGGTTATCTAATTCGACCATGTGAGGGTGGGGGCTCCATTGTCCACATTGTTGATCATTTGGATCTTGAG GCTTGGAGTGTTCCTGAAGTATTGCGGCCGCTTTATGAGTCATCTAGAGTCGTGGCTCAGAAAATGACAATTGCG GCACTTCGTCATGTCAGGCAAATAGCACAGGAGACAACTGGTGAAGTAGTGTGTGCAACGGGTAGGCAGCCTGCTATTTTGCGGACTTTTGGCCAGCGATTGAACAG GGGATTTAATGACGCCATTAATGGTTTCACTGATGATGGTTGGTCACTTATGGGGAGTGATGGTATGGACGATATAGTAATTGCCACCAATTCAACAAAGAAAACTGGTGCTAATGCCAGTTCTAATGCTTTTGCATCGGCTGGAGGTGTCATATGTGCTAAGGCATCAATGCTACTTCAA AGCGTTCCACCAGCATTACTGGTTCGGTTTCTGAGGGAGCACCGCTCTGAATGGGCTGATTACAACGTAGATGCATATTCTGCAGCATCATTAAAAGCTGGTGTATCTTCCTTTTCAGGATCAAGGCCTACTAGATTTTCTGGGAGCCAGATTATCATGCCACTTGCTCACACAGTTGAGAATGAGGAG TTTCTTGAAGTTGTTCGTCTTGAAGGTCAGGCTCTTATTCAAGATGGAGCCATCTTATCCAGGGACATTCATCTCCTCCAG CTTTGCTGTGGAATAGATGAAAATTCTCTGGGTGCCTGTTTTCAGCTTGTTTTTGCCCCAATTGATGAACTTTTTCCTGATGATGCACCCTTGCTACCTTCTGGCTTCCGTGTTATACCACTGGATGCGAAAACA AATGGTTTGTCATCCACTCGTACATTGGATCTTGCATCTAGCCTTGGAGTAGGTTCTACTGTGAACCGATCTGCTGGTGATGCATCTACTGATGATTACAATTTGCGGTCAGTTCTGACAATTGCGTTTCAATTCCCTTATGAAGTACACCTCCAGGATAGTATTGCTGCAATGGCTAGACAGTATGTTCGAAGCATTGTCTCAGCAATACAGAGGGTCTCAATGGCCATAACTCGGTCACGACCTGGCCATGGTATTGGACAGAAGCTAGTACCGGGTTCCCCTGAAGCTGTCACCCTTGCTCGTTGGATCTGTCAGAGCTACAA TTATCATCTGGGGATAGATTTGCTGAGGTATGATGGTGAAACTGAGGAGTCATTATTAAAGATGTTGTGGCATCATCAGGATGCTGTTTTATGCTGCACTTTTGAG ATGCAACCAATTTTCACTTTTGCCAACCAGGCAGGGCTTGATATGTTGGAGACAACACTGGTAGCCCTTCAAGACATCACTCTGGATAAGATCTTTGATGAAGCTGGTCGTAAAGAACTACATTCTGAATTTGCTAAGTTAATGGAACAG GGTTACTTATACCTTCCTGCCGGCACGTGTCTTTCCGGGATGGGTCGCCAAGTTTCTTTCGAGCAGGCAGTCGTGTGGAAAGTTTTAGGCGAAGACAACGACGTGCACTGCCTTGGCTTATGCTTTGTCAACTGGTCATTTCTGTGA